From one Populus alba chromosome 17, ASM523922v2, whole genome shotgun sequence genomic stretch:
- the LOC118027867 gene encoding uncharacterized protein, protein MKFTGSPGIDLKIKDKTLSLQQDNSSFHVGTSIWSGSLVLSKFLDRWTPLSTNPTTTPNHYSTLLDFQNRRAIELGTGCGVTGMALYLLGLTDIVLTDIHPVMPALKHNLKRNKQVLGKMLKTAILYWSNEDQINGVNPPFDYVIAADVVYIEESVGALVKAMEMLVKDDGVVLLGYQLRSPEADKLFWEICGEAFVIEKVPKEDLHPEYCYEETDVFIFRKKKKNL, encoded by the coding sequence ATGAAATTCACAGGCTCGCCTGGAATAGACCTCAAGATCAAAGACAAAACTCTGTCTCTCCAACAAGACAACAGTTCCTTCCATGTGGGAACTTCAATTTGGTCAGGTTCTTTAGTCCTCTCCAAATTTCTCGACCGGTGGACCCCACTATCCACGAACCCCACCACTACCCCAAACCATTACTCCACCCTCCTCGACTTCCAAAACCGCCGTGCCATCGAGCTAGGCACCGGCTGTGGCGTCACTGGCATGGCGCTTTATCTTCTTGGACTCACTGACATTGTCCTGACTGACATCCACCCTGTGATGCCTGCTTTGAAACACAACTTAAAGCGAAACAAACAAGTTCTTGGCAAGATGTTGAAGACAGCGATTCTTTATTGGAGTAACGAGGATCAAATTAATGGGGTTAATCCCCCCTTTGATTATGTAATCGCGGCGGATGTTGTCTATATTGAAGAGAGTGTGGGGGCATTGGTGAAGGCCATGGAAATGTTGGTGAAAGATGACGGGGTTGTTTTGTTGGGGTATCAACTGAGATCACCGGAGGCGGATAAGTTGTTTTGGGAGATTTGTGGAGAGGCTTTTGTGATTGAGAAAGTTCCGAAAGAGGATTTGCATCCTGAGTATTGTTATGAGGAGACTGATGTGTTTATAttcaggaaaaagaagaagaatttatga
- the LOC118027869 gene encoding homeobox-leucine zipper protein ATHB-52 gives MDSHLHHQTQSQGSRPLKPRKKRLARDQLNLLETSFNANQKLKAEHKTELARQLGVPPKQVAIWYQNRRARHKNDAIEHDYMNIQLELGNVLAENIRLEKQVSMLKFELNKVQQMILFGPTSSAATLPSVSGSSDEQANSSSPGNMICNWGDAGNDDIFPVEELYTCLIGSDTQLWPLN, from the coding sequence ATGGATTCCCATTTACACCACCAGACACAAAGCCAAGGCAGCCGGCCTCTCAAACCCAGAAAGAAAAGGCTTGCTAGAGACCAGCTTAACCTCCTGGAAACAAGTTTCAATGCTAACCAGAAGCTCAAAGCAGAGCACAAGACAGAGCTTGCCCGCCAACTAGGCGTGCCACCAAAACAAGTTGCAATATGGTATCAAAATAGAAGAGCCAGGCACAAAAATGATGCCATAGAGCATGACTACATGAACATCCAGCTAGAGCTGGGTAATGTATTGGCAGAAAACATCAGGCTCGAGAAACAAGTTAGCATGCTTAAATTTGAGCTGAACAAGGTTCAACAAATGATACTTTTTGGACCAACCTCATCTGCTGCAACTCTCCCTTCAGTGTCAGGATCTAGTGATGAGCAGGCAAACTCAAGTTCTCCTGGAAACATGATCTGTAATTGGGGAGACGCTGGAAATGATGACATATTTCCTGTAGAAGAGCTATATACTTGTTTGATAGGCTCTGACACTCAGTTATGGCCTCTTAACTGA